One genomic window of Prochlorococcus sp. MIT 0801 includes the following:
- the cynS gene encoding cyanase, producing MSFPESTQLLLKAKKEKRLTFADIGILLGLDEVWVASLLYGQSTASDEEADKLLTTLGLGTELKEILTTPPVKGSLDPVIPTDPLIYRFYEIMQVYGMPMKDVIQEKFGDGIMSAIDFTINVDKVEDPKGDRVKVSMCGKFLPYKKW from the coding sequence ATGTCATTTCCTGAATCAACTCAATTATTATTAAAAGCAAAAAAAGAAAAAAGATTAACCTTTGCAGATATTGGAATTCTATTAGGACTAGATGAAGTCTGGGTTGCTAGTCTTCTTTATGGACAATCAACTGCCAGTGATGAAGAGGCTGATAAATTATTAACTACTTTAGGACTTGGTACGGAACTTAAAGAGATATTGACAACTCCACCAGTAAAAGGATCACTAGATCCAGTAATTCCCACTGATCCATTGATATATCGTTTTTATGAAATCATGCAAGTTTATGGCATGCCAATGAAAGACGTTATTCAAGAAAAGTTTGGTGATGGGATAATGAGTGCAATAGATTTTACAATCAATGTAGATAAAGTCGAAGATCCGAAAGGTGACAGAGTGAAGGTTTCAATGTGTGGAAAGTTTTTACCCTACAAGAAATGGTAA
- a CDS encoding PD-(D/E)XK nuclease family protein: MIDLKRHPKKGFAKATGKRVKKKSIYSPRQSSDFQMSRSKFSDFLTCLRCFYLDRVSGLETPKTPGWTLNSTVDNLLKKEFDESRKNKKPHRLFKENGLGHLVPFDHPEMDNWRDALHHGLRLRYKNTNIILSGGIDDIWQDTKTKKLIVVDYKSQAKNGVVTKQDYLDDAFHDGYKIQMDFYAYLLSGMGFDVDPTSYFLVCNAKTDENGFHATMHFDEYLIPYNWNKEWIEDKIEQMLVLINQHEIPESHPSCRNCAYADQYSKILKVTR; this comes from the coding sequence ATGATTGATTTAAAAAGACATCCCAAAAAAGGATTCGCAAAAGCGACTGGAAAACGAGTTAAAAAAAAATCAATTTACTCTCCAAGGCAGAGTAGTGATTTTCAAATGAGTAGAAGTAAATTCTCCGATTTTCTTACGTGTCTAAGATGTTTTTATCTCGATCGGGTTTCGGGTTTAGAAACGCCAAAAACTCCTGGATGGACATTAAATTCAACAGTAGACAATTTACTCAAAAAAGAATTTGATGAGAGCAGAAAGAATAAAAAACCTCACCGATTATTCAAAGAAAATGGTTTAGGACATTTGGTTCCTTTTGATCATCCTGAAATGGATAACTGGAGAGATGCATTACATCATGGATTGAGACTTCGCTACAAAAACACAAATATTATTTTATCGGGAGGTATAGACGATATATGGCAAGATACGAAAACAAAAAAATTGATTGTAGTTGACTATAAATCTCAAGCAAAGAATGGAGTCGTCACTAAGCAAGATTATTTAGATGATGCATTTCATGACGGATACAAAATCCAAATGGACTTCTACGCTTATCTGCTATCAGGAATGGGATTTGATGTTGATCCAACATCTTATTTTTTAGTTTGCAATGCCAAAACAGATGAAAATGGATTTCATGCAACGATGCATTTTGATGAATATTTAATTCCTTACAACTGGAATAAGGAATGGATCGAAGACAAGATTGAGCAAATGCTTGTCCTTATAAACCAGCATGAAATTCCTGAATCACATCCAAGTTGCAGAAACTGTGCCTATGCAGATCAATATTCAAAAATATTGAAAGTAACTAGATAA